The following DNA comes from Alienimonas californiensis.
GCCCCGCTCGCGGAGGGATTCTGAAATGGGACGCCTCATCATTGCCGACGATCTGGCCGCCGGCCGCGTCCGCCGGACCGTGACCGTCGGCGCCCGCCGAGTCGAATTCGTTGAATGGCGGCCCGGCGACAAACCCTTCGCCCCGGCGTTCGCGTTCGACACCGAGACGAAGCCGATCAACAAGCGACGCCCGGACCTCGTGCCGCACTACGTGCTCGGCGTCGCCTGTGCCGGGGATCGCGGCGCGTTCGTCTCCAGCGAGAGCCTCCCGGCCTTTTGGGAGACGCACGCCAGGTGCGAGTGGGTCATGCACAACGCTCCGTTCGACCTTGCCGTGACGCAGAAGCTGCTGAACGCTTCGGTCGACGTGTACGAAGCGGTCGAGGACGGCCGCGTCTGGGACACGCTGCTGCTGGCGAAGCTGCTGAAGCTCGCCACGGCCGGCACCGCGAAGGGGGAGGGGGGCGAGTTCTCACTGGCCGGCCTCGCCGCCGAGTACCTCGGCGTGGAGCTGCCGAAACAGGTCGCCGGCGCCGACGGCGAGGACGTGCGGACCGGGTTCGGTAAGTACCTGCACAAACCGGTCGCGGCGATCCCCCCCGACGCTCTGAAGTACGCTGCCCGGGATGCCGTCGCCACGTGGGACCTGTTTCACGCGCTGCGGCCGCGCGTGCGGGCCGTGCGGGAGGAACGGTCCGAAGTGTTCGGCGACCCCGGAGATGCCGCCCTGGCAGCCGCGTGGGCCGCGTACGGGCCGCTCACCCACCATGTGCAACTGAAGTGCGCGGTGCTGTGCGTCGCGCTTAAACGCGTCGGCGTGGGCGTCGATACCGACCGGGCCGTCGCCGGCCGGGACGCGGCGACCGCCGAGATCGCGCGCGTCCGCGAAGAACTGTCGGGCCGGACCTTCGGAGAGGCGAACACGCCCTTTATCCTCGACGGTCGTGGCAGCGACGGGTCGCTCCAGGCGCTGCTGGACGACCTCCACGCTCGCCGCCCGGACCTGCCGAAGAAGCGGACGGCCACCAAGAAATGGGCGACCGGGGAGGAGGCGCTGGCGGCGCTGTCGGACGCCGAGCCGTTGCTCGCCGGTTTGGTCGAGTTCCGCAAGCTGCAGAAGTTGCACGGCACCTACCTGGCGCCGTTGGCGGAGACCCGCGGCCGGGCGCACGCGAACTTCTGGCCGCTGAAAGATACCGGGCGCATGAGCTGCTCGAAGCCGAACCTCCAGAACCTGCCCCGCGGCGCGGACGGCCTGCCGTCGGTACGCGCGTGCCTCGTCCCCCGCCCGGGGCACGTGTTCCTCGCGGTGGACTACGCTCAAGTCGAGTTGTGCGTGCTGGGCGCGGTGCTGCGGGACCAGCTGAAGCTCGGCGGATCGCTGGCGGAGCTGGTCAACGACCCGGAGGTCGACCTGCACAAACGGATCGCCGCGACCGTGCTGGACAAGACTGAAAAGGAGGTTCTGCCTGGCGAGCGGCAGGGGGCCAAAGCGGTCAGCTTCGGCCGGCCTGGCGGCATGGGCGCCGCGGCGTTGAAGAAGCAGGCGAAGGAGGCCTACGGCGTGGAACTGACCGACGCGGAAGTGAAGGCCCGCATCGACGCCTACGAGACGCTGGTGCCGGAGTTGAAGGCTTACCTCGACGACGGGGTCGATGTCGGCGCCCGGCTCGCCGAACGCCTGGAACTCACCCCCGCCGCTTTCAACGCCGCCCGCGGCGAGAGCGGCGGTGATCACACGCCCGTCGGCTGGGCCGGCGGGATGTTGATGAAGGTGCTGCGTGACGCCGCCCCCGCGACCCGCGACGGCCGGTCATACACGCCGGAGGAGATGAACTACCTCTGGGCCGCCGTCCTCCCGCTGGCCGACGAACTGCCCGGCCCCCTCGCGGCCGACCTGCGTGCGCGGAAGCCCTCGAGGGAGCTGGCCAACGGGGTCGAACGGTTGGTCGGCCGAAACACGGTG
Coding sequences within:
- a CDS encoding DNA polymerase produces the protein MGRLIIADDLAAGRVRRTVTVGARRVEFVEWRPGDKPFAPAFAFDTETKPINKRRPDLVPHYVLGVACAGDRGAFVSSESLPAFWETHARCEWVMHNAPFDLAVTQKLLNASVDVYEAVEDGRVWDTLLLAKLLKLATAGTAKGEGGEFSLAGLAAEYLGVELPKQVAGADGEDVRTGFGKYLHKPVAAIPPDALKYAARDAVATWDLFHALRPRVRAVREERSEVFGDPGDAALAAAWAAYGPLTHHVQLKCAVLCVALKRVGVGVDTDRAVAGRDAATAEIARVREELSGRTFGEANTPFILDGRGSDGSLQALLDDLHARRPDLPKKRTATKKWATGEEALAALSDAEPLLAGLVEFRKLQKLHGTYLAPLAETRGRAHANFWPLKDTGRMSCSKPNLQNLPRGADGLPSVRACLVPRPGHVFLAVDYAQVELCVLGAVLRDQLKLGGSLAELVNDPEVDLHKRIAATVLDKTEKEVLPGERQGAKAVSFGRPGGMGAAALKKQAKEAYGVELTDAEVKARIDAYETLVPELKAYLDDGVDVGARLAERLELTPAAFNAARGESGGDHTPVGWAGGMLMKVLRDAAPATRDGRSYTPEEMNYLWAAVLPLADELPGPLAADLRARKPSRELANGVERLVGRNTVTLTGRFRSNCLFTASRNTLFQGVAADGLILALWDLWRAGYRPVLAIHDEVVLEVAEKDLTKALVADVTGRMEAAMGRVIPGVRVTAKPEVRRSLDKADGFDLPQD